A stretch of the Runella slithyformis DSM 19594 genome encodes the following:
- a CDS encoding MBL fold metallo-hydrolase — protein MKVEQIYTGCLAEAAYYIESEGEAAIIDPLRDTKPYIDRATKEGANIKYVFETHFHADFVSGHLDLSAKTGATIVFGPTAKPAYTAYTAQDGEDFQVGKIKIRAIHTPGHTMESTCFLLMDETGKETAIFTGDTLFIGDVGRPDLAQHVISDLTEEKLAGHLYESLRNKIIPLPNELIVYPGHGAGSACGKKMSKETTDTLGNQKLFNYALNLKLTKEQFIKETLTGLVPPPSYFPQNVLMNIKGYESLDEVMQRGSQALSPEAFEAAANETEALVLDVREAQTFAKGFIPNAINIGIEGQFASWVGTLIPDLKQPILLVTEAGKEEETITRLARVGYDNCIGYLQGGIQAWKDAGKEADTVTSISAEAFSNVLAADPTIAAFDVRKKSEYDSEHVIGVENLPLDFLNDNMAQINPDKTYFLHCAGGYRSMIAVSILKARGFENLIDVAGGFAAIKAVGKLPLTEYVCPSTML, from the coding sequence CAGATTTACACAGGTTGTTTGGCCGAAGCCGCTTATTACATTGAATCAGAAGGAGAAGCAGCCATCATTGATCCGCTCCGCGACACCAAACCGTACATTGACCGGGCAACAAAAGAGGGTGCCAACATCAAATACGTATTTGAAACCCACTTCCACGCCGATTTTGTATCCGGACACTTAGATTTATCTGCCAAAACGGGAGCGACGATTGTATTTGGACCTACTGCCAAACCTGCTTACACGGCATACACAGCGCAGGATGGGGAAGATTTTCAGGTGGGAAAAATAAAAATCAGAGCCATTCACACGCCCGGACACACCATGGAATCGACCTGTTTTTTACTCATGGACGAAACCGGCAAAGAAACCGCCATTTTTACGGGAGATACCCTGTTTATCGGCGATGTAGGCCGTCCCGATTTGGCCCAACACGTCATCAGCGATTTGACCGAAGAAAAGTTGGCCGGGCACCTGTACGAGTCTCTGCGCAACAAAATCATTCCCCTGCCCAACGAGCTGATCGTGTATCCCGGACACGGGGCCGGTAGCGCGTGCGGCAAAAAAATGAGCAAAGAGACCACGGATACGCTCGGCAATCAGAAGCTGTTCAATTACGCGTTGAACCTGAAGCTGACCAAAGAGCAATTTATCAAAGAGACATTGACGGGATTGGTGCCGCCGCCCAGCTATTTTCCTCAAAACGTGCTGATGAACATCAAGGGCTACGAAAGCCTCGACGAGGTCATGCAGCGGGGAAGTCAGGCGCTTTCGCCTGAGGCGTTTGAGGCGGCCGCCAACGAAACCGAAGCGCTGGTGCTGGATGTGCGCGAGGCGCAAACCTTTGCCAAAGGGTTCATCCCCAACGCGATCAATATCGGCATCGAAGGTCAGTTTGCCTCGTGGGTCGGTACGCTTATTCCCGATTTAAAACAACCGATCTTATTGGTAACGGAGGCCGGCAAAGAAGAAGAGACCATCACGCGGTTGGCGCGGGTGGGGTATGACAATTGCATTGGTTATTTGCAGGGAGGCATACAGGCATGGAAAGACGCCGGGAAAGAAGCAGATACCGTAACGTCTATTTCGGCCGAAGCTTTTTCCAATGTATTGGCCGCAGATCCTACAATTGCTGCCTTTGATGTCCGTAAGAAAAGCGAATACGATTCAGAACACGTGATCGGCGTTGAAAACCTTCCGCTCGACTTTTTGAACGACAACATGGCCCAAATCAACCCCGACAAAACCTATTTCCTGCACTGTGCGGGAGGGTATCGTTCGATGATTGCCGTTTCGATCCTGAAAGCGCGCGGATTTGAAAACCTTATTGACGTGGCCGGGGGCTTTGCCGCCATCAAAGCGGTGGGTAAACTGCCCCTGACCGAGTACGTTTGTCCGAGTACCATGCTGTAA